Proteins from a genomic interval of Plasmodium berghei ANKA genome assembly, chromosome: 6:
- a CDS encoding glutathione peroxidase-like thioredoxin peroxidase produces MRILLILKLSILFLFARENFITMFSYFKKITVIKSDLKPSIYDYNVKSLDGINIPMSTYKNKVLIIFNSASKCGLTKNHINQFNTLYEKFNHKGLEILGFPTYQFFNQEYKQSCDISQFNQEKNIKYHVFAPIEVNGTNTHELFKYLKFNCNEMHDENGVLDNIGWNFGKFLIDRYGNVVKYFSPKISPSNMEKYITDLL; encoded by the exons ATGcgaatattattaatacttaaattaagtatattatttttatttgcccgtgaaaattttatcacAATGTTTTcctattttaaaaaaataactgTAATAAAAAGTGATTTGAAGCCTTCTATATATGACTATAATGTGAAATCGTTAGatggaataaatatacCTATGTCAACATATAAGAACAAAgttttgattatttttaattccgCATCAAAGTGTggtttaacaaaaaatcaTATTAACCAGTTTAATACATTATATGAAAAGTTCAATCATAAAGGATTAGAG ATCCTAGGATTTCCTACGTATCAGTTTTTTAACCaagaatataaacaaaGTTGTGATATCAGTCAATTTAAtcaagaaaaaaacataaaatatcatGTATTCGCTCCTATTGAAGTAAATGGAACAAATACCCACGAACTTTTTAAATACCTTAAGTTTAACTGTAATGAG ATGCATGATGAAAATGGCGTATTAGATAACATTGGATGGAATTTtggaaaatttttaatagaTAGATATGGAAATGTagttaaatatttttcgcCAAAAATTAGCCCATCAAAcatggaaaaatatattaccgattta
- a CDS encoding peripheral plastid protein 1, putative, whose translation MKLVVSKTVLNALPLLLILLSICTCNILISSKKLNYTKGGKHAYNYNAWQKNGINKYFYIHNWKKRKRTNYKLHHYKLCSIFSIFKKQNDEKNANETTKKNVPLITNQTTIPKGNIQKGGINGKNNTGNIIKSETEKSKKIDINKNDENNKISHKIEEYPEIVLDLNKNPQDALKNIQKYTEHLKNVMDKMINLLNNIFFYKTKFIEKDKDFKKFFEYIFKEFEKNYKKITYINEIEKMHYENTKNEYYLANYKYFVKIANIIEEHLLHILKLKLQLLKLKALNDIKDIISKHTNNTEYVSFYNNINNIFVSFEKELNNLQPNKYIFTIYDNIKEKKSNMLINFNYDISIDKYQNVIKKIIDYLKKFSQDLTKKKKKKFYKDIEKNEHYENILRVIDNQQKQIEVLQEQLESSIDGSNGKYSPFYCSIAYRIPDTNLNISTQYLKKKFNIKLNCIPDDSMHLLGSYGFVKALPFGNLGLSFSLNF comes from the coding sequence atgaaattagtAGTTAGCAAAACCGTCTTAAATGCATTACCccttttattaatattattatctatatgtacatgtaatattttgataagTTCAAAAAAGTTAAATTATACTAAAGGGGGAAAACATGCATACAATTATAATGCTTGGCAAAAAAAtggtataaataaatacttttatattcataactggaaaaaaagaaaacgaACAAATTACAAACTTCATCATTACAAGCTTTGctctattttttcaatatttaaaaagcAAAATGATGAGAAAAATGCTAATGaaacaacaaaaaaaaatgtccCTCTCATTACGAATCAGACTACTATTCCAAAAGGCAATATTCAGAAAGGTGGAATCAATGGAAAGAACAATACTGGGAATATAATCAAAAGTGAAACAGAAAAATCAAAGAaaattgatataaataaaaacgacgaaaataataagatTAGCCATAAAATTGAGGAATATCCTGAAATTGTGTTAGacttaaataaaaatccCCAAGATGctcttaaaaatatacaaaaatatacagagcatttaaaaaatgttatggataaaatgataaacttattaaataatatatttttttataaaaccaaatttatagaaaaagataaagatttcaaaaaattttttgaatatatttttaaagaatttgaaaaaaattataaaaaaattacatatattaacGAAATAGAAAAGATGCATTATGAAAATactaaaaatgaatattatttagctaactataaatattttgtaaaaatagcAAATATAATTGAAGAGCATTTATTAcacatattaaaattaaaattacaacttttaaaattaaaagctttaaatgatattaaaGATATAATTTCTAAACACACCAATAATACAGAATATGTTTCTTtctataataatataaataatatttttgtttcttttgaaaaagagttaaataatttacaaccaaataaatatatttttactatatatgacaatataaaagaaaaaaaaagtaacatgctaataaattttaattatgaCATATCTATTGataaatatcaaaatgttattaaaaaaattatagactatcttaaaaaattttcacaAGAtctaacaaaaaaaaaaaaaaaaaaattttataaagacattgaaaaaaatgagcattatgaaaatatattaagaGTAATAGATAATCAGCAAAAACAAATAGAAGTGTTACAAGAGCAATTAGAATCATCTATTGATGGAtcaaatggaaaatattcCCCTTTTTACTGTTCTATTGCTTATAGGATACCCGatacaaatttaaatatatctaCGCAatatcttaaaaaaaaattcaatataaaattaaattgcATTCCCGATGATTCTATGCATCTATTGGGGTCATATGGATTCGTTAAAGCTCTCCCTTTTGGTAATCTTGGACTTTCTTTTTCgttaaatttttaa
- a CDS encoding eukaryotic translation initiation factor eIF2A, putative yields the protein MSRSSEANDNLYFLAISKNKVTIYEYNAEFSKSIISDIEEEIKRGEHINSQNDDNIQKGVVNNTNINNITSLKKSSNKFNNDYLINRGINIYREYEGVELATCTHDYKKIIIVRKNDLNVAEIIDIKTNEHVSYIKTKTQIKRIVTSPRDSHIVLHCQYKPDISNKNLYIYKINGKSNKKKKKKKDIKETENPEQNNVSVENFQNEQDEHINNYNNSPKKDEIIYNESLVYEMGLNSYSNSNWPFFKWTESESNCLCLINNQIYIYKDNNFNVVSDKLKLDHIEFFEVSPEQYITESSENNNGNTNKRRIFLATYERGTKGNSSVFKIFNLDNLNKHIYSKKFFNSDEIKLKWNKNGTSLLLQIHTQVDKEKQSYYGSSNLYFIDTVKIKDVNIMTNKGLIYDTIWSYNQNKFYVCKGEIPADIVLHDKNGNIIHSYGKHKFNTLKLNYSEKLLLTGGFGNLSGDISIWNTINKKEITKTKSSCAVICEFFNDDKHFLTATTHPRLRVDNNIKIFKYNGLIVSKLDFDELYNVIILPFNKIKSKPIDSSINPSSELQKYINKQLGIDSKKVGIYKAPGSTAKTSLNGLGIMTRSLKPKSNMPPGCNFVVEEKTNKKKKKKKNPKNKDKKE from the coding sequence ATGTCACGAAGTAGTGAAGCCAAcgataatttatattttctagCAATTAgcaaaaataaagttactatatatgaatataatgcTGAATTTAGCAAAAGTATAATATCTGATATTGAAGAAGAAATCAAACGAGGTGAACATATAAATAGccaaaatgatgataatattcaaaaagGTGTCGTAAATAAcacaaatattaataatattacatctttaaaaaaatcaagtaacaaatttaacaatgattatttaattaataggggcattaatatatacagaGAATATGAAGGTGTGGAACTAGCTACTTGCACTCATgactataaaaaaataataatagttagaaaaaatgatttaaatgTTGCAGAAATAATCGATATAAAAACGAATGAACATGTTAGTTATATAAAGACCAAAACCCAGATAAAAAGAATTGTTACAAGCCCTAGAGATTCTCATATTGTTTTACATTGTCAATACAAACCTGATATATCAAAcaaaaatttgtatatatataaaattaacggaaaaagtaataaaaaaaaaaaaaaaaaaaaagatatcAAAGAAACAGAAAACCCagaacaaaataatgttagtgttgaaaattttcaaaatgaaCAAGATGAACatataaacaattataataattctcCAAAAAAAGacgaaataatatataacgAATCTTTAGTATATGAAATGGGATTAAATAGTTATAGTAATAGTAATTGGCCATTTTTCAAATGGACCGAAAGCGAATCAAATTGTTTatgtttaataaataatcaaatatatatatataaagataataattttaatgttGTATCGGATAAACTGAAGTTAGATCATATCGAATTTTTTGAAGTATCCCCAGAACAATATATTACAGAAAGTAGTGAAAACAATAATggaaatacaaataaaagaagGATATTTTTAGCTACTTATGAAAGAGGAACTAAAGGAAATTCTTCAgtattcaaaatatttaacttagataatttaaataaacatatatattcaaaaaaattttttaattctgatgaaataaaattaaaatggaataaaaacggtacatcattattattacaaattCATACACAAGTagataaagaaaaacaatCTTATTATGGATCGagtaatttatatttcatagatacagttaaaataaaagatgtTAACATAATGACAAATAAAggtttaatatatgatacTATATGGTCATATAaccaaaataaattttatgtatGTAAAGGTGAAATACCAGCAGATATTGTATTAcatgataaaaatggaaatataatacattcATATGGTaaacataaatttaatactcttaaattaaattatagtgaaaaattgttattaaCTGGTGGATTTGGTAACTTAAGTGGTGATATATCTATTTGGaatacaataaataaaaaggaaattaCAAAAACTAAATCATCATGTGCTGTTATAtgtgaattttttaatgatgataaacattttttaacagCTACTACACATCCTAGATTAAGAgtagataataatataaaaattttcaagTATAATGGATTAATTGTTAGTAAACTTGATTTTgatgaattatataatgttattattttgccatttaataaaattaaatctAAACCAATTGATAGTTCAATAAATCCAAGTTCagaattacaaaaatatattaataaacaaTTAGGAATTGATTCGAAAAAAGTTGGAATTTATAAAGCACCAGGATCTACTGCTAAAACGTCTTTAAACGGCTTAGGAATTATGACAAGATCTCTTAAGCCCAAATCAAATATGCCCCCTGGCTGTAATTTTGTTGTTGaggaaaaaacaaacaaaaaaaaaaaaaaaaaaaaaaacccaaaaaataaagacaagaaagaataa
- a CDS encoding HSP40, subfamily A, putative, protein MFFSSGFPFDSMGGQQPRRKREVNNSKYYESLNLKKNCTIDEIKKAYRKLAIIHHPDKGGDPEKFKEISRAYEVLSDEEKRKLYDEYGEEGLEGGEQPTDATDLFDFILNAGKGKKKRGEDIVSEVKVTLEQLYNGATKKLAISKDVICTNCEGHGGPKDAKVDCKQCNGRGTKTYMRYHSSVLHQTEVTCNGCRGKGKIFNEKDKCVNCKGLCVLKTRKIIEVYIPKGAPNKHKIIFNGEADEKPNVITGNLVVILNEKPHTTFKREGVDLFMSYKISLYESLTGFIAEITHLDERKILIDCTNAGLIKHGDIREVLEEGMPTYKDPFKKGNLYITFEVEYPMDLVITKEKKEMLKILKKQNEVEKKYDIENTDCEVVTCKLVDKEYLKQRLTMQQQQQQQEAYDEDGHQPEMEGGRVACAQQ, encoded by the exons ATGTTTTTCTCTTCGGGTTTTCCATTTGACTCTATGGGCGGACAACAACCCCGTAGAAAAAGAGAa GTAAAcaattcaaaatattatgaatctttgaatttaaaaaaaaattgcacaattgatgaaataaaaaaagcatATAGAAAACTAGCGATAATTCATCATCCCGATAAAGGAGGTGATCCtgaaaaatttaaagaaatatcAAGAGCTTATGAAGTTTTATcagatgaagaaaaaagaaaattatatgacGAATATGGAGAAGAAGGATTAGAAGGCGGTGAACAACCAACAGATGCAACtgatttatttgattttatattaaatgctggaaaaggaaaaaaaaaaagaggaGAAGATATAGTTAGTGAAGTTAAAGTTACTCTTGAGCAATTATATAATGGTGCAACCAAAAAATTAGCAATAAGTAAAGATGTTATTTGCACAAATTGTGAAGGACATGGAGGCCCTAAAGATGCAAAAGTTGATTGTAAGCAATGTAATGGAAGGGGTACAAAAACATATATGAGATATCATTCTAGTGTTTTACATCAAACTGAAGTAACTTGTAATGGATGCCGAGGAAAAGGAAAGATTTTCaatgaaaaagataaatgTGTTAATTGTAAAGGTTTATGTGTTCTAAAAActagaaaaattatagaaGTCTATATACCCAAAGGTGCCccaaataaacataaaattatttttaacgGCGAAGCAGATGAAAAACCAAATGTAATAACAGGAAATTTAGttgttatattaaatgaaaaaccACATACAACTTTTAAAAGAGAGGGAGTTGATTTGTTTATGAGTTATaaaatttctttatatgAATCATTAACAGGTTTTATTGCAGAAATTACACATTTAGATGaaaggaaaatattaattgaTTGTACTAATGCAGGGCTTATAAAACATGGAGATATACGAGAAGTATTAGAAGAAGGAATGCCTACATATAAAGATCcatttaaaaaaggaaatttatatattactttTGAAGTTGAATACCCTATGGATTTAGTAATTactaaagaaaaaaaagaaatgcttaaaattctaaaaaaacaaaatgaagtagaaaaaaaatatgatattgAAAATACTGATTGTGAAGTAGTTACATGTAAGCTAGTCGATAAAGAATACCTCAAACAAAGGCTTACAATGCAACAACAACAACAACAACAAGAAGCATATGATGAAGATGGCCATCAACCTGAAATGGAAGGTGGACGTGTTGCGTGTGCTCAgcaataa
- a CDS encoding trafficking protein particle complex subunit 5, putative, translating into MDKGKNEIRKELLKAKKNVSLSAFSILFCEIVQYCLYKSKKGYRIEDCLHEMGIRVGYKLNEYLCYRNKTKRSINILNILTFISKHLWKYLFDYSSDLLKSQDSIYEYMICDQNILLNKFITVPKDYGNINCASFAAGIVEGFLCSSEFQAEVTAHTVNKNDKSENTTIFIKFYPEVIEREKNN; encoded by the coding sequence atggataaaggaaaaaacgaaattagaaaagaattattaaaagcaaaaaaaaatgtaagtTTAAGTGCCTTtagtattttattttgtgaaATAGTTcaatattgtttatataaaagCAAAAAGGGATATAGAATAGAAGATTGTTTACATGAAATGGGAATACGTGTGggttataaattaaatgagtatttatgttatcgaaataaaacaaaaagaagtataaatatattaaatattttaacatttatttcaaaacatttatggaaatatttattcgaCTATTCTTCAGATTTACTTAAATCTCAAGATagtatatatgaatatatgatatgtgatcagaatattttattaaataaatttataactGTGCCAAAGGATTATGGTAATATAAATTGCGCATCATTTGCTGCTGGAATTGTTGAAGGTTTTCTTTGCAGTTCAGAATTCCAAGCTGAAGTTACTGCACACactgtaaataaaaatgataaaagtgaaaatacaactatttttataaaattttatccTGAAGTAATAGAAcgtgaaaaaaataattaa
- a CDS encoding succinyl-CoA ligase, putative, translating into MSIQKTENFFLRKNFYSVWIEYNKNVNYKPYFKNSLEYIFKPKSIAIIGATERKGSVGNSLVNNLIKGENNYKLHFVNIKGSKIYNRESYKSLKDIKDDFIHLAVVAVPRDYVLKTMEELKYKNVRGVIIITAGFKETGEDGLKLEKKIIDIAKNNNIRIIGPNCLGIIHSYHNMNASFADSEILKGHFSLISQSGAICSAALDLSLQHNIGFSHFISVGSMCDVQFYELIEYLFYDDNTKYILLYVESIGDMNRFMETCKRICLYKPIIVLKSGKTAKAAEAAISHTGSMVGNYEIFYASMKKLGVLVAENFEELFNICKILNLTKYPETNEICVVTNAGGPGVLLVDCIVKNDGSLTNLNNKLKSKLDKFLPNSWSKANPIDILGDASPELYKKTIETLALDEQYKNIVVLLSPQSVTDPLKTAQEIINLKNHLSSKNKLILCNYLGGASLEKSSNILNKNNIPTFVHPEHSVQNLLKLYQNIKHIQGLYQEIPNFLATDEENYYINNLIRKNYNFNSDNTGKSFVKNIRKDKAVEIIKKAFENKNYILNEYDSKRILETYDIPVVNTKIYKTLLDVENADNINYPCAMKIYSDTITHKKDIGGVILNINSKEELINAYKKIYENVQKHKQEKGFQGVTIQNMIDINDGIELILGYYYDKCFGPVLLFGSGGSYVEIFKDAVLLIPPATYSYTHHTIKQTKIYNALLGNSSRFKKCDISKLITTIMNFSELVSDLLPYINESDINPLFASGNKMIALDARFTLRKSINFDSKNELYDKIGKKYPIDLVMIHNENPNLDNFSNYITRPIHEYDFKLIRKFIKNNLEELNKNTFFFVNKDHVVSDMFSYQLCNCNYELYNVILNIKNNNINGLVKIEKKNDLHCYIYAKDKSTFSILIDQINTISKKNPNSNSSFIYIKKNSNYIDNLKNAGYSLNHEQDDVACYIKTI; encoded by the coding sequence ATGAGTATACAGAAAACTGagaatttttttctccGAAAAAACTTTTATAGTGTATGGattgaatataataaaaatgtaaattataaaccctattttaaaaatagtttagaatatatatttaaaccTAAAAGTATTGCTATAATTGGGGCAACGGAAAGAAAAGGATCTGTTGGAAATTCACttgttaataatttaataaaaggagaaaacaattataaactacattttgtaaatattaaaggtagtaaaatatacaatagAGAAAGTTATAAATCGTTAAAAGATATTAAAGATgattttattcatttagCTGTTGTAGCAGTTCCACGGGATTATGTCCTTAAAACAATGGAAGAattaaaatacaaaaatgtTCGAggtgttattattataactGCTGGGTTTAAAGAAACAGGTGAAGATGGTttaaaattagaaaaaaaaataatagatatagctaaaaataataatataagaaTTATCGGACCTAATTGTTTAGGGATTATACATTCTTATCATAATATGAATGCATCTTTTGCAGATAgtgaaatattaaaaggacatttttctttaatttctCAAAGCGGAGCAATATGTTCAGCAGCTTTAGATTTATCATTGCAACATAATATTGGTTTTTCCCATTTTATATCAGTTGGATCTATGTGTGATGttcaattttatgaattaattgaatatttgttttatgatgataatactaaatatattttattatatgttgAGTCTATTGGAGATATGAATAGATTTATGGAAACATGTAAAAggatatgtttatataagCCTATAATTGTGTTAAAAAGTGGTAAAACTGCAAAAGCAGCTGAAGCTGCTATTTCGCATACGGGCTCTATGGTTGGtaattatgaaatattttatgcatctatgaaaaaattaggAGTTTTAGTTGCTGAAAATTTTGaagaattatttaatatatgtaaaattttaaatttgacTAAATATCCAGAAACTAATGAAATATGTGTAGTTACAAATGCAGGGGGCCCAGGAGTATTGTTAGTAGACTGTatagtaaaaaatgatgGATCATTAactaatttaaataataaattaaaatcaaaattaGATAAATTTTTACCAAATTCATGGAGTAAAGCTAATCCAATCGATATTCTTGGGGATGCATCCCctgaattatataaaaaaactattGAAACGTTAGCTTTAGATGAacaatacaaaaatatagttgTTTTATTGTCACCTCAAAGTGTAACTGATCCTTTAAAAACTGCtcaagaaataataaatcttaaaaatcatttatcatcaaaaaataaattaatattgtGTAATTATTTAGGAGGTGCATCTTTAGAAAAATcttcaaatatattgaataaaaataatattccaACATTCGTTCACCCTGAGCATTCTGTACAAAATTTactaaaattatatcaaaatattaaacatATACAAGGATTATATCAAGAAATACCCAACTTTTTAGCAACtgatgaagaaaattattatataaataatctaatacgaaaaaattataattttaattctGATAATACTGGAAAAAgttttgttaaaaatattcgaAAAGATAAAGCAGtggaaataattaaaaaagcatttgaaaataaaaattatatattaaatgaatatgatTCAAAACGAATTTTAGAGACATATGACATACCTGTTGTTaacacaaaaatatataaaacattgTTAGATGTAGAAAATgctgataatataaattaccCTTGTgctatgaaaatatattcagaTACAATTACACATAAAAAGGATATAGGGGGagttatattaaatattaattccaaagaagaattaataaatgcttataaaaaaatatatgaaaatgtaCAAAAACATAAACAAGAAAAAGGATTTCAAGGTGTTACtatacaaaatatgatTGACATAAATGATGGAATAGAATTAATATTAggatattattatgataaatGTTTTGGTCCTGTACTTTTATTTGGATCAGGAGGTTCATATgttgaaatatttaaagatGCAGTTTTGTTAATTCCCCCAGCTACATATTCATATACACATCATACAATtaaacaaacaaaaatatataatgcatTATTGGGTAATTCATCAAGATTTAAGAAATGTGATATTTCTAAACTTATAACAACAATTATGAATTTCTCTGAATTAGTTTCAGATTTATTaccatatattaatgaatcAGATATAAATCCTTTATTTGCATCtggaaataaaatgattGCATTAGATGCGAGATTTACTTTAAGAAAATCTATAAATTTTgattcaaaaaatgaattatatgataaaattggaaaaaaatatcctATTGATCTTGTTATGATTCATAATGAAAATCCAAACTTAGACAATTTTTCTAATTATATTACTAGGCCTATACATGAATAtgattttaaattaattcgtaaatttattaaaaataatttagaagaattaaataaaaatacctTTTTCTTTGTAAATAAAGATCATGTAGTATCCGATATGTTTTCATATCAACTATGTAATTGCAAttatgaattatataatgttatattaaatattaaaaataataatattaatggaTTAGtaaaaatcgaaaaaaaaaatgatttacattgttatatatatgctaaAGATAAGTCTACCTTTTCTATTTTAATTGATCAAATTAATacaatttcaaaaaaaaatccaaATTCAAATAGTagctttatatatattaaaaaaaattcaaattatatagaTAACTTGAAAAATGCTGGATATTCTTTAAATCACGAACAAGATGATGTTGCATGTTATATAAAGACAATTTAA
- a CDS encoding pantothenate kinase 2, putative, whose protein sequence is MGNIIGVECSFNRVHIIIVVLNEKIKSKCSNKLNNNIVGNIYNCFPVCYNNNYKINQNCNYISPICESGKETDSNLPSENYMTKKKDILEYILNIQHIIKNNVQLMILNKNFRKNKDAEFSLNELTQHFNGNSENIDEKFHIYNNFLKKKLNINEDEVGEEIATFYFLTVKVKHIDEAILKYSERAINKTQINLTGKRSNYIMKKLIKMRGIMKNIYFHKEITCINNCITFLKNIYPQSLYHFVMEKSDFEKKYEQTGNNEENKQLDLKKTYIENNDSIKCAYPYIIVTMKRAISYHLVNEKNEIYQIGNCFIGYKSVISLFLLITGKLCSMEKLFKIAKKGTNKTFDMSVGDIYGTSYCNAGLSSDLTASCFGGVINIDNIKDIFVNHNKQTSDVIKNEVDIFSSSSEYDISEEYSTDEMNTYYDIDIIPTLTKSNYNNNEKWIANKKCLNNHTPKCKYFFKQKYLSDDETSIKKYIKKKSRKQLGEKWNSLTDHELYIRKNYKENYYSLSDEDLNCELLKNKKKIQKYYEQVRKKKNSKMKNMYAQENYVNRKTVQMEYNNIENKKVNIISEKNLENMDDPLHNNNTNKNATKYYSNIECDLSRTLLSMTIYNATQMGYIHSHVYNVKHIFFSGFFLENSTCIELLKTYIKFMYHNEQTLYFFKYSTYISSLGAALQLLDWEYIF, encoded by the coding sequence ATGGGGAATATAATAGGAGTAGAATGCTCCTTTAATAGAgttcatataattattgttgtgcttaatgaaaaaataaaaagtaagTGTTCAAATAAACTAAACAATAACATAGtaggaaatatatataattgttttcctgtttgttataataataattataaaataaatcaaaacTGTAATTACATTTCTCCAATTTGTGAGAGTGGAAAAGAAACAGATAGTAACTTACCAagtgaaaattatatgaccaaaaaaaaagacatattagaatatattttaaatatacaacatataataaaaaataatgttcaATTAATGAtcttaaataaaaattttaggAAAAATAAGGATGCtgaattttcattaaacGAATTAACCCAACATTTTAATGGTAATAGTGAAAATATTGATGAaaaatttcatatatataataattttctcaaaaaaaaattaaatattaatgagGATGAAGTTGGTGAAGAAATAGcaacattttatttcttaacTGTTAAGGTGAAACATATTGATGAAgctatattaaaatattcagAACGAGCAATTAACAAGacacaaataaatttaacaGGGAAAAGAAGCAactatataatgaaaaaattaattaaaatgagaggaattatgaaaaatatatatttccacAAAGAAATAACATGCATAAATAATTGTATAAcgtttttaaaaaatatatatccacaaagtttatatcattttgtaatggaaaaaagtgatttcgaaaaaaaatatgaacagacaggaaataatgaagaaaacaAACAATTGGACTTAAAGAAAAcatatattgaaaataatgactCTATTAAGTGTGCATATCCATATATTATAGTTACCATGAAACGAGCTATTAGTTATCATCTtgttaatgaaaaaaatgaaatttatCAAATCGGTAATTGTTTTATTGGGTATAAATCAGTTAtatctctttttttattgataaCTGGAAAATTGTGTTCCatggaaaaattatttaaaatagcTAAAAAAGGAACAAATAAAACCTTTGATATGTCTGTTGGTGATATTTACGGTACTTCTTATTGTAACGCCGGTCTAAGTAGCGACCTAACTGCATCATGTTTTGGGGGagttataaatattgataatataaaagacATATTTGTCAACCATAATAAACAAACTAGTGAtgtgataaaaaatgaggtggatatattttcaagTAGTAGCGAATATGATATTAGTGAAGAGTATAGCACTGATGAGATGAATACATATTATGATATTGATATTATTCCGACCTTAACAAAAAGTAATTACAATAATAACGAAAAATGGATagctaataaaaaatgtttaaataATCACACCCCAAAatgcaaatattttttcaaacaaaaatatttaagtGATGATGAAAcatctataaaaaaatatattaaaaaaaaatccagAAAACAATTAGGAGAAAAATGGAACTCTTTAACTGATCATGAGTTATATATAaggaaaaattataaagagAATTATTATTCGTTGTCCGATGAAGATCTTAATTgtgaattattaaaaaacaaaaaaaaaattcaaaaatattatgaacaagtcagaaaaaaaaaaaattcaaaaatgaaaaatatgtatgcgcaggaaaattatgtaaataGAAAAACTGTACAAAtggaatataataatattgaaaacaagaaagtaaatattatatcagAGAAAAACCTCGAAAATATGGATGATCCTCTACATAATAACAatactaataaaaatgctacaaaatattatagcaATATAGAATGTGATTTGAGCAGAACTTTATTATCTATGactatatataatgcaaCACAAATGGGGTATATCCATAGCCATGTATATAATgttaaacatatatttttttcaggtttttttttggaaaattCAACGTGTATAGAATTACTCAAAACTTATATAAAGTTTATGTATCATAATGAGCAAAcattatacttttttaaatattctacATATATCAGTAGCTTAGGGGCAGCTTTACAACTATTAGACTgggaatatattttttga